In Kineococcus sp. NBC_00420, a single genomic region encodes these proteins:
- the kdpF gene encoding K(+)-transporting ATPase subunit F, with protein MSLEGATGLVLSVLVAGYLLYALLRPEKF; from the coding sequence ATGAGCCTCGAGGGGGCCACCGGACTCGTCCTGTCGGTCCTCGTCGCCGGATACCTGCTCTACGCGCTGCTGCGCCCCGAGAAGTTCTGA